GGTGAGAAGTTGACTCAGATTGCCCGGGCCTTGGGGCTGGCCACCTCTACCGTCGCCTCAATCCGTGTCAACAAGGACAAGATCCGGGCCAATTCCCAGGCAGCCACACCTGTCAGTGCCACGCAGCTGACCCGCTGCCGGGGTGTGGTGATGGGCCATATGGAACGCTTGCTGAGCCTATGGATTGAGGAGCAAAAGCGGCAGAACCTGCCCATCAGCACACTGCTCATCCAGGACAAGGCACGACGGCTCTTTGTGCAGCtgcagcatgagcagggcagtGGCACTCAGGCTGAGACCTTCGGGGCCAGTAACGGCTGGTTTGCCCGATTCAAGGCTCGCAACAATGTGCTTTTGACAGATGAGCCGGCTGTGGCTGACACCCAGGCTGCTGCCCACTATCCCCCAGTGCTGCGCACCATTCTGGAGGAGGGCTGTTACTCACCACACCAAGTTTTCAACGTGGATGAGACAGGCCTGTTCTGGAAGCGGCTGCCAGAGCGCATGTTGCTGGCACTGGAGGGGGCAGCCGGGCCTGGCCTCAAGGCCTCCAAGGACCACTTGACCCTGCTGCTTGGTGGCAACGCAGCTGGTGACTTCAAACTGAAGCCTCTGCTAGTGTACCCCTCGGAGAATCCACGTGCCCTCAAGGGCTGCTCCAAGGCCAGCCTTCCTGTGGTCTGGCGCTCCAACCGCAATGACTGGCTGACACCCAGCATCTTCCAGGAGTGGTTTACTGGCTGCTTCTGTCCTGCTGTAGAGAGCTACTGTGCCAGCCATGGCCTCCCACACCGTGCCCTATTGCTCCTGGATGGTGCACCCTGCCACCCTGCTCACCTGGGTGGCCTCTCAGCCCACGTGAGGGTTGAGTTCCTGCCCAAGAACACATCGGCCCTGATCCAGCCCATGAACCAGGGTGTCATTGCCACATTCAAGGCCTATTACCTGCGCCGCACGCTCAGCCAGCTGGTCCAGGAGACGACTGGTGAAGACCGACCCTCTGTGCAGGAGTTCTGGCGCAGCTATACTGTCGTGACTGCTGTGGACAATATAGCTGAAGCCTGGGCAGAGCTGCAGCCTGCCACCATGAACGGCGCCTGGAGGAAGCTCTGGCCTGAGTGTGTCCCTGCTGGCACCCCTGAGCCTGACACTGTGCCTCAGCTCCGCCGCAGCATTGTGGCACTAGCTCGGCATGTGGGCCTTGGAGATGCGGCTGAGGCTGATGTTGCCAGCCTGCTGCAGGCCCATggggagcccccaccccacagcaTCCCCCAGGATGCAAAGGATGGGGACATGAGTGGTTCTGGGCTGCCCTGGGAGACAGGGAATGGCCTGGTCTCTAGAAAACAAGAGCCAGATTTCACAGAGGCTGTGGTGGGTGCAGGCACTGAGGAAGCTGGTGTGGGTGCTCTGAGCCCTGAGCATCTCGCCCAGGCTCTGTCTCACTTTGCTGCTGGTTTACAGGTCCTCATAGAGAATGATCCAAACCGGGAGCGCAGCCTGCGGGTCTCCCGGGGTGTCCACCGTGCCCTTGCTCGCCTCCGGGAGCTACACCGGGAAAGGAGGCGACAGTCTCGGGCGGCTGCATCCTCAGGAGGCCCTGTGGTGGTGGCAGCAAGGGAGTCGGCAGGAAGCCTGCCATTGCTCCAAGTGGGTCCCATAGAGGGTGGGCAAGTGGCTAAGGGCACAGGTCCTGA
The Lynx canadensis isolate LIC74 chromosome E2, mLynCan4.pri.v2, whole genome shotgun sequence genome window above contains:
- the LOC115502273 gene encoding tigger transposable element-derived protein 1-like, yielding MKTTSRLQVSGKAPLGGIGLRHSAKRDRKSITLHMKLEVLRRFEEGEKLTQIARALGLATSTVASIRVNKDKIRANSQAATPVSATQLTRCRGVVMGHMERLLSLWIEEQKRQNLPISTLLIQDKARRLFVQLQHEQGSGTQAETFGASNGWFARFKARNNVLLTDEPAVADTQAAAHYPPVLRTILEEGCYSPHQVFNVDETGLFWKRLPERMLLALEGAAGPGLKASKDHLTLLLGGNAAGDFKLKPLLVYPSENPRALKGCSKASLPVVWRSNRNDWLTPSIFQEWFTGCFCPAVESYCASHGLPHRALLLLDGAPCHPAHLGGLSAHVRVEFLPKNTSALIQPMNQGVIATFKAYYLRRTLSQLVQETTGEDRPSVQEFWRSYTVVTAVDNIAEAWAELQPATMNGAWRKLWPECVPAGTPEPDTVPQLRRSIVALARHVGLGDAAEADVASLLQAHGEPPPHSIPQDAKDGDMSGSGLPWETGNGLVSRKQEPDFTEAVVGAGTEEAGVGALSPEHLAQALSHFAAGLQVLIENDPNRERSLRVSRGVHRALARLRELHRERRRQSRAAASSGGPVVVAARESAGSLPLLQVGPIEGGQVAKGTGPEGQTSGCPI